In one Magallana gigas chromosome 7, xbMagGiga1.1, whole genome shotgun sequence genomic region, the following are encoded:
- the LOC105337130 gene encoding uncharacterized protein isoform X2, whose product MVDFIKVLLLFLVGLGAVKCTSVSIDVYGRVVAHTMNGPGTVCGYMWDDVDADVVCRQMGFATGTATLLPQDPVFTRMFYDVSCKGNETEIQSCHSYDYDFSLVCSMFEDAGVSCSGMPSGGHSDVTIGSGGRVLAHDVNGTGTVCGDQWDDIDADVLCRQMGFPSGTATVLPRDYMFNRHIYNVRCLGNETQVQECPVDKTDMFGSCSSVGDAGVSCAQNGTAGTVVGFATDGRVLAHTSNVTGTVCGYMWDDVDADVLCRQMGFPSGTATLLPRDPVFNRVFFEVNCIGNETDIQSCHAFDHDVSAMCSMYEDAGVSCSGMTSGSSPSIAHDGRVLANNMNGTGTVCGYMWDDTDADVLCRQMGFPSGIAILMPRDPVFNRFVFNVNCLGNETDIQSCPAFDYDVSGMCSMYEDAGVICSGMTSGGHSNVTIGPGGRVLAQDVNGTGTVCGDQWDDIDANVLCRQMGFASGTATILPRDYMFNRHIFNVRCLGNETHVQECPVDKTGSCSSIGDAGVSCVQNGTAGTVVGFATDGRVLAHTSNVTGTVCGYMWDDVDAEVLCRQMGFPSGTATLLPRDPVFNRVFFEVNCIGNETDIQSCHAFDHDVSAMCSMYEDAGVSCSGMTSGGSPSIAHDGRVLANNMNGTGTVCGYMWDDTDADVLCRQMGFPSGIAILMPRDPVFNRFVFNVNCLGNETDIQSCPAFDYDVSGMCSMYEDAGVICSGMTSGGHSNVTIGPGGRVLAQDVNGTGTVCGDQWDDIDANVLCRQMGFASGTATYLPRDYMFNRHIYNVRCLGNETHVQECPVDKTGSCSSIGDAGVSCVQNGTAGTTVSIDVYGRVVAHTMNGPGTVCGYMWDDVDADVVCRQMGFTTGTATLLPQDPVFNRVFYDVSCMGTETEIQACHAYDYDVSLVCSMFEDAGVSCSGMPSGGHSDVSIGSGGRVLAHDVNGTGTVCGDQWDDIDADVLCRQMGFPSGTATILPRDYMFNRHIFNVRCLGNETQVQQCPVDKTDMFGSCSSVGDAGVICAQNGTAGTVVGFATDGRVLAHTSNVTGTVCGYMWDDVDAEVLCRQMGFPSGTATLLPRDPVFNRVFFEVNCIGNETDIQSCHAFDHDVSAMCSMYEDAGVSCSGMTSGGSPSIAHDGRVLANNMNGTGTVCGYMWDDTDADVLCRQMGFPSGIAILMPRDPVFNRFVFNVNCLGNETDIQSCPAFDYDVSGMCSMYEDAGVICSGMTSGGHSNVTIGPGGRVLAQDVNGTGTVCGDQWDDIDANVLCRQMGFASGTATYLPRDYMFNRHIYNVRCLGNETHVQECPVDKTGSCSSIGDAGVSCVQNGTAGTTVSIDVYGRVVAHTMNGPGTVCGYMWDDVDADVVCRQMGFTTGTATLLPQDPVFNRVFYDVSCMGTETEIQACHAYDYDVSLVCSMFEDAGVSCSGMPSGGHSDVSIGSGGRVLAHDVNGTGTVCGDQWDDIDADVLCRQMGFPSGTATILPRDYMFNRHIFNVRCLGNETQVQQCPVDKTDMFGSCSSVGDAGVICAQNGTAGTVVGFATDGRVLAHTSNVTGTVCGYMWDDVDAEVLCRQMGFPSGTATLLPRDPVFNRVFFEVNCIGNETDIQSCHAFDHDVSAMCSMYEDAGVSCSGMTSGGSPSIAHDGRVLANNMNGTGTVCGYMWDDTDADVLCRQMGFPSGIAILMPRDPVFNRFVFNVNCLGNETDIQSCPAFDYDVSGMCSMYEDAGVICSGMTSGGHSNVTIGPGGRVLAQDVNGTGTVCGDQWDDIDANVLCRQMGFASGTATYLPRDYMFNRHIYNVRCLGNETHVQECPVDKTGSCSSIGDAGVSCVQNGTAGTTVSIDVYGRVVAHTMNGPGTVCGYMWDDVDADVVCRQMGFTTGTATLLPQDPVFNRVFYDVSCMGTETEIQACHAYDYDVSLVCSMFEDAGVSCSGMPSGGHSDVSIGSGGRVLAHDVNGTGTVCGDQWDDIDADVLCRQMGFPSGTATILPRDYMFNRHIFNVRCLGNETQVQQCPVDKTDMFGSCSSVGDAGVICAQNGTAGTVVGFATDGRVLAHTSNVTGTVCGYMWDDVDAEVLCRQMGFPSGTATLLPRDPVLNRVFFEVNCIGNETDIQSCHAFDHDVSAMCSMYEDAGVSCSGMTSGGSPSIAHDGRVLANNMNGTGTVCGYMWDDTDADVLCRQMGFPSGIAILMPRDPVFNRFVFNVNCLGNETDIQSCPAFDYDVSGMCSMYEDAGVICSGMTSGGHSNVTIGPGGRVLAQDVNGTGTVCGDQWDDIDANVLCRQMGFASGTATYLPRDYMFNRHIYNVRCLGNETHVQECPVDKTGSCSSIGDAGVSCVQNGTAGTTVSIDVYGRVVAHTMNGPGTVCGYMWDDVDADVVCRQMGFTTGTATLLPQDPVFNRVFYDVSCMGTETEIQACHAYDYDVSLVCSMFEDAGVSCSGMPSGGHSDVSIGSGGRVLAHDVNGTGTVCGDQWDDIDADVLCRQMGFPSGTATILPRDYMFNRHIFNVRCLGNETQVQQCPVDKTDMFGSCSSVGDAGVICAQNGTAGTVVGFATDGRVLAHTSNVTGTVCGYMWDDVDAEVLCRQMGFPSGTATLLPRDPVFNRVFFEVNCIGNETDIQSCHAFDHDVSAMCSMYEDAGVSCSGMTSGGSPSIAHDGRVLANNMNGTGTVCGYMWDDTDADVLCRQMGFPSGIAILMPRDPVFNRFVFNVNCLGNETDIQSCPAFDYDVSGLCSMYEDAGVICSGMTSGGHSNVTIGPGGRVLAQDVNGTGTVCGDQWDDIDANVLCRQMGFASGTATYLPRDYMFNRHIYNVRCLGNETHVQECPVDKTGSCSSIGDAGVSCMQNGTAGVVNTVYIGQDGRVMASHNVTGYTGTVCGYMWDDLDAMVLCQQFGYPSGIAKQIPTDHNYNRVIFNVQCMGMEPDVYACPVEHSDTTGNCPMANDAGVECENMTSQYPSTQTTITQTFAGQTSTQQASTQFPYTQTNTQQPTTNFSQTTGQVFPGHSTTEQHTTQFPSTSQTSHQQTTPFSYTTSQASAGQTSTQGITTQVPQTSSHISTGQNTTNQVTTHVPMSTSQVSAGHTTQQATTHVPMSTSQVSAGHTTQQATTHVPMSTSLVSAGHTTQQATTHVPMSTSQVTAGHTTQQATTHVPMSTSQASAGQTSTQGITTQVPQTSSHISTGQNTTNQVTTHVPMSTSQVSAGHTTQQATTHVPMSTSQASAGHTTQQATTHVPMSTSQVTAGHTTQQATTHVPMSTSQASAGHTTQQATTHVPITSSQASAGQTTTQQATTHVPITSSQASAGQTTTQQATTHVPITSSQASAGQTTTQQATTHVPITSSQASAGQTTTQQATTHVPITSSQASAGQTTTQQATTHVPITSSQASAGQTTTQATTQATQTTSQASAGQTTTPSAGQTTQSQTTSINCQPGSGSCILQMDSLGAGAETRMASSVFIVISSVVSVLCLVFMY is encoded by the exons gTACTTCTGTGTCGATCGATGTTTATGGGCGTGTCGTGGCTCACACTATGAATGGACCAGGAACGGTCTGTGGCTACATGTGGGATGACGTAGACGCAGATGTCGTGTGTCGTCAAATGGGATTTGCCACGGGAACTGCGACCCTGCTTCCACAGGATCCTGTGTTCACCCGTATGTTCTATGACGTGTCCTGTAAGGGTAATGAGACCGAGATCCAGTCCTGTCATTCTTACGATTATGACTTTTCATTGGTATGTTCGATGTTTGAAGATGCAGGAGTTTCGTGTTCCGGAATGCCAAGTG GTGGACACTCAGATGTGACAATCGGATCAGGAGGTAGGGTACTTGCCCATGATGTGAATGGAACCGGAACAGTCTGTGGTGATCAATGGGACGACATTGATGCGGACGTTCTTTGTCGTCAGATGGGATTTCCCTCTGGTACAGCGACCGTTTTACCACGTGATTACATGTTCAACCGACACATTTACAATGTTCGTTGCTTAGGGAATGAAACTCAGGTTCAAGAATGCCCTGTCGATAAGACTGATATGTTTGGAAGCTGTTCTTCAGTTGGTGATGCTGGCGTTAGTTGTGCGCAAAATGGCACAGCAG GTACAGTTGTCGGATTTGCAACAGACGGTCGAGTGTTGGCACACACCTCAAACGTAACAGGAACGGTGTGTGGATACATGTGGGATGACGTAGACGCAGATGTCCTTTGTCGTCAAATGGGATTTCCCTCTGGAACTGCAACTCTACTGCCTCGCGATCCTGTGTTCAACCGTGTCTTCTTTGAAGTCAACTGCATTGGAAATGAAACCGATATCCAATCTTGCCACGCATTCGATCATGATGTTTCGGCAATGTGTTCAATGTATGAAGATGCTGGAGTATCATGTTCTGGAATGACAAGTG gaagtagTCCATCGATTGCACATGACGGACGAGTGTTGGCTAACAACATGAACGGAACTGGAACCGTTTGTGGGTACATGTGGGACGACACAGATGCTGACGTTCTCTGTCGTCAAATGGGATTCCCATCTGGAATAGCAATTCTGATGCCCCGGGATCCTGTATTCAACCGATTTGTCTTTAATGTCAACTGCCTAGGAAATGAAACTGACATCCAGTCCTGTCCTGCTTTCGATTATGATGTTTCAGGAATGTGTTCAATGTATGAAGATGCCGGAGTTATATGTTCTGGAATGACAAGTG gtGGTCACTCCAATGTGACGATTGGACCAGGAGGTAGGGTACTTGCCCAAGATGTGAATGGAACCGGAACAGTCTGTGGTGATCAATGGGACGACATTGATGCGAACGTTCTTTGTCGTCAGATGGGATTTGCCTCTGGTACAGCGACCATTTTACCCCGTGATTACATGTTCAACCGACACATTTTCAATGTTCGTTGCTTAGGGAATGAAACCCATGTTCAAGAATGCCCTGTCGATAAGACTGGCAGCTGTTCTTCAATTGGCGATGCTGGCGTTAGTTGTGTGCAAAATGGAACAGCAg GTACAGTTGTCGGATTTGCAACAGACGGTCGAGTGTTGGCACACACCTCAAACGTAACAGGAACGGTTTGTGGATACATGTGGGATGACGTAGACGCAGAAGTCCTTTGTCGTCAAATGGGATTTCCCTCTGGAACTGCAACTCTACTGCCTCGCGATCCTGTGTTCAACCGTGTCTTCTTTGAAGTCAACTGCATTGGAAATGAAACCGATATCCAATCTTGCCACGCATTCGATCATGACGTTTCGGCAATGTGTTCAATGTATGAAGACGCTGGAGTATCATGTTCTGGAATGACAAGTG GAGGTAGTCCATCGATTGCACATGACGGACGAGTGTTGGCTAACAACATGAACGGAACTGGAACCGTTTGTGGGTACATGTGGGACGACACAGATGCTGACGTTCTCTGTCGTCAAATGGGATTCCCATCTGGAATAGCAATTCTGATGCCCCGGGATCCTGTATTCAACCGATTTGTCTTTAATGTCAACTGCCTAGGAAATGAAACTGACATTCAGTCCTGTCCTGCTTTCGATTATGATGTTTCAGGAATGTGTTCAATGTATGAAGATGCCGGAGTTATATGTTCTGGAATGACAAGTG gtGGTCACTCCAATGTGACGATTGGACCAGGAGGTAGGGTACTTGCCCAAGATGTGAATGGAACCGGAACAGTCTGTGGTGATCAATGGGACGACATTGATGCGAACGTTCTTTGTCGTCAGATGGGGTTTGCCTCTGGTACAGCGACCTATTTACCACGTGATTACATGTTCAACCGACACATTTACAATGTTCGTTGCTTAGGGAATGAAACCCATGTTCAAGAATGCCCTGTCGATAAGACTGGCAGCTGTTCTTCAATTGGCGATGCTGGCGTTAGTTGTGTGCAAAATGGAACAGCAg GAACTACAGTCTCGATCGATGTTTATGGGCGTGTCGTGGCTCACACTATGAATGGACCAGGAACGGTCTGTGGCTACATGTGGGATGACGTAGACGCAGATGTCGTGTGTCGTCAAATGGGATTTACCACTGGAACTGCAACCCTGCTTCCACAGGATCCTGTGTTCAACCGTGTTTTCTATGACGTGTCCTGCATGGGTACTGAGACCGAGATCCAAGCCTGTCATGCTTACGATTACGACGTTTCATTGGTATGTTCGATGTTTGAAGATGCAGGAGTTTCATGTTCCGGAATGCCAAGTG GTGGACACTCAGATGTGTCAATCGGATCTGGAGGTAGGGTACTTGCCCATGATGTGAATGGAACCGGAACAGTCTGTGGTGATCAATGGGACGACATTGATGCGGACGTTCTTTGTCGTCAGATGGGATTTCCCTCTGGTACAGCGACCATTTTACCACGTGATTACATGTTCAACCGACACATTTTCAACGTACGTTGCTTAGGGAATGAAACTCAGGTTCAACAATGCCCTGTCGATAAGACTGATATGTTTGGAAGCTGTTCTTCAGTTGGTGATGCTGGCGTTATTTGTGCGCAAAATGGAACAGCAG GTACAGTTGTCGGATTTGCAACAGACGGTCGAGTGTTGGCACACACCTCAAACGTAACAGGAACGGTGTGTGGATACATGTGGGATGACGTAGACGCAGAAGTCCTTTGTCGTCAAATGGGATTTCCCTCTGGAACTGCAACTCTACTGCCTCGCGATCCTGTGTTCAACCGTGTCTTCTTTGAAGTCAACTGCATTGGAAATGAAACCGATATCCAATCTTGCCACGCATTCGATCATGATGTTTCGGCAATGTGTTCAATGTATGAAGATGCTGGAGTATCATGTTCTGGAATGACAAGTG GAGGTAGTCCATCGATTGCACATGACGGACGAGTGTTGGCTAACAACATGAACGGAACTGGAACCGTTTGTGGGTACATGTGGGACGACACAGATGCTGACGTTCTCTGTCGTCAAATGGGATTCCCATCTGGAATAGCAATTCTGATGCCCCGGGATCCTGTATTCAACCGATTTGTCTTTAATGTCAACTGCCTAGGAAATGAAACTGACATTCAGTCCTGTCCTGCTTTCGATTATGATGTTTCAGGAATGTGTTCAATGTATGAAGATGCCGGAGTTATATGTTCTGGAATGACAAGTG gtGGTCACTCCAATGTGACGATTGGACCAGGAGGTAGGGTACTTGCCCAAGATGTGAATGGAACCGGAACAGTCTGTGGTGATCAATGGGACGACATTGATGCGAACGTTCTTTGTCGTCAGATGGGATTTGCCTCTGGTACAGCGACCTATTTACCACGTGATTACATGTTCAACCGACACATTTACAATGTTCGTTGCTTAGGGAATGAAACCCATGTTCAAGAATGCCCTGTCGATAAGACTGGCAGCTGTTCTTCAATTGGCGATGCTGGCGTTAGTTGTGTGCAAAATGGAACAGCAg GAACTACAGTCTCGATCGATGTTTATGGGCGTGTCGTGGCTCACACTATGAATGGACCAGGAACGGTCTGTGGCTACATGTGGGATGACGTAGACGCAGATGTCGTGTGTCGTCAAATGGGATTTACCACTGGAACTGCAACCCTGCTTCCACAGGATCCTGTGTTCAACCGTGTTTTCTATGACGTGTCCTGCATGGGTACTGAGACCGAGATCCAAGCCTGTCATGCTTACGATTACGACGTTTCATTGGTATGTTCGATGTTTGAAGATGCAGGAGTTTCATGTTCCGGAATGCCAAGTG GTGGACACTCAGATGTGTCAATCGGATCTGGAGGTAGGGTACTTGCCCATGATGTGAATGGAACCGGAACAGTCTGTGGTGATCAATGGGACGACATTGATGCGGACGTTCTTTGTCGTCAGATGGGATTTCCCTCTGGTACAGCGACCATTTTACCACGTGATTACATGTTCAACCGACACATTTTCAACGTACGTTGCTTAGGGAATGAAACTCAGGTTCAACAATGCCCTGTCGATAAGACTGATATGTTTGGAAGCTGTTCTTCAGTTGGTGATGCTGGCGTTATTTGTGCGCAAAATGGAACAGCAG GTACAGTTGTCGGATTTGCAACAGACGGTCGAGTGTTGGCACACACCTCAAACGTAACAGGAACGGTGTGTGGATACATGTGGGATGACGTAGACGCAGAAGTCCTTTGTCGTCAAATGGGATTTCCCTCTGGAACTGCAACTCTACTGCCTCGCGATCCTGTGTTCAACCGTGTCTTCTTTGAAGTCAACTGCATTGGAAATGAAACCGATATCCAATCTTGCCACGCATTCGATCATGATGTTTCGGCAATGTGTTCAATGTATGAAGATGCTGGAGTATCATGTTCTGGAATGACAAGTG GAGGTAGTCCATCGATTGCACATGACGGACGAGTGTTGGCTAACAACATGAACGGAACTGGAACCGTTTGTGGGTACATGTGGGACGACACAGATGCTGACGTTCTCTGTCGTCAAATGGGATTCCCATCTGGAATAGCAATTCTGATGCCCCGGGATCCTGTATTCAACCGATTTGTCTTTAATGTCAACTGCCTAGGAAATGAAACTGACATTCAGTCCTGTCCTGCTTTCGATTATGATGTTTCAGGAATGTGTTCAATGTATGAAGATGCCGGAGTTATATGTTCTGGAATGACAAGTG gtGGTCACTCCAATGTGACGATTGGACCAGGAGGTAGGGTACTTGCCCAAGATGTGAATGGAACCGGAACAGTCTGTGGTGATCAATGGGACGACATTGATGCGAACGTTCTTTGTCGTCAGATGGGATTTGCCTCTGGTACAGCGACCTATTTACCACGTGATTACATGTTCAACCGACACATTTACAATGTTCGTTGCTTAGGGAATGAAACCCATGTTCAAGAATGCCCTGTCGATAAGACTGGCAGCTGTTCTTCAATTGGCGATGCTGGCGTTAGTTGTGTGCAAAATGGAACAGCAg GAACTACAGTCTCGATCGATGTTTATGGGCGTGTCGTGGCTCACACTATGAATGGACCAGGAACGGTCTGTGGCTACATGTGGGATGACGTAGACGCAGATGTCGTGTGTCGTCAAATGGGATTTACCACTGGAACTGCAACCCTGCTTCCACAGGATCCTGTGTTCAACCGTGTTTTCTATGACGTGTCCTGCATGGGTACTGAGACCGAGATCCAAGCCTGTCATGCTTACGATTACGACGTTTCATTGGTATGTTCGATGTTTGAAGATGCAGGAGTTTCATGTTCCGGAATGCCAAGTG GTGGACACTCAGATGTGTCAATCGGATCTGGAGGTAGGGTACTTGCCCATGATGTGAATGGAACCGGAACAGTCTGTGGTGATCAATGGGACGACATTGATGCGGACGTTCTTTGTCGTCAGATGGGATTTCCCTCTGGTACAGCGACCATTTTACCACGTGATTACATGTTCAACCGACACATTTTCAACGTACGTTGCTTAGGGAATGAAACTCAGGTTCAACAATGCCCTGTCGATAAGACTGATATGTTTGGAAGCTGTTCTTCAGTTGGTGATGCTGGCGTTATTTGTGCGCAAAATGGAACAGCAG GTACAGTTGTCGGATTTGCAACAGACGGTCGAGTGTTGGCACACACCTCAAACGTAACAGGAACGGTGTGTGGATACATGTGGGATGACGTAGACGCAGAAGTCCTTTGTCGTCAAATGGGATTTCCCTCTGGAACTGCAACTCTACTGCCTCGCGATCCTGTGCTCAACCGTGTCTTCTTTGAAGTCAACTGCATTGGAAATGAAACCGATATCCAATCTTGCCACGCATTCGATCATGATGTTTCGGCAATGTGTTCAATGTATGAAGATGCTGGAGTATCATGTTCTGGAATGACAAGTG GAGGTAGTCCATCGATTGCACATGACGGACGAGTGTTGGCTAACAACATGAACGGAACTGGAACCGTTTGTGGGTACATGTGGGACGACACAGATGCTGACGTTCTCTGTCGTCAAATGGGATTCCCATCTGGAATAGCAATTCTGATGCCCCGGGATCCTGTATTCAACCGATTTGTCTTTAATGTCAACTGCCTAGGAAATGAAACTGACATTCAGTCCTGTCCTGCTTTCGATTATGATGTTTCAGGAATGTGTTCAATGTATGAAGATGCCGGAGTTATATGTTCTGGAATGACAAGTG gtGGTCACTCCAATGTGACGATTGGACCAGGAGGTAGGGTACTTGCCCAAGATGTGAATGGAACCGGAACAGTCTGTGGTGATCAATGGGACGACATTGATGCGAACGTTCTTTGTCGTCAGATGGGATTTGCCTCTGGTACAGCGACCTATTTACCACGTGATTACATGTTCAACCGACACATTTACAATGTTCGTTGCTTAGGGAATGAAACCCATGTTCAAGAATGCCCTGTCGATAAGACTGGCAGCTGTTCTTCAATTGGCGATGCTGGCGTTAGTTGTGTGCAAAATGGAACAGCAg GAACTACAGTCTCGATCGATGTTTATGGGCGTGTCGTGGCTCACACTATGAATGGACCAGGAACGGTCTGTGGCTACATGTGGGATGACGTAGACGCAGATGTCGTGTGTCGTCAAATGGGATTTACCACTGGAACTGCAACCCTGCTTCCACAGGATCCTGTGTTCAACCGTGTTTTCTATGACGTGTCCTGCATGGGTACTGAGACCGAGATCCAAGCCTGTCATGCTTACGATTACGACGTTTCATTGGTATGTTCGATGTTTGAAGATGCAGGAGTTTCATGTTCCGGAATGCCAAGTG GTGGACACTCAGATGTGTCAATCGGATCTGGAGGTAGGGTACTTGCCCATGATGTGAATGGAACCGGAACAGTCTGTGGTGATCAATGGGACGACATTGATGCGGACGTTCTTTGTCGTCAGATGGGATTTCCCTCTGGTACAGCGACCATTTTACCACGTGATTACATGTTCAACCGACACATTTTCAACGTACGTTGCTTAGGGAATGAAACTCAGGTTCAACAATGCCCTGTCGATAAGACTGATATGTTTGGAAGCTGTTCTTCAGTTGGTGATGCTGGCGTTATTTGTGCGCAAAATGGAACAGCAG GTACAGTTGTCGGATTTGCAACAGACGGTCGAGTGTTGGCACACACCTCAAACGTAACAGGAACGGTGTGTGGATACATGTGGGATGACGTAGACGCAGAAGTCCTTTGTCGTCAAATGGGATTTCCCTCTGGAACTGCAACTCTACTGCCTCGCGATCCTGTGTTCAACCGTGTCTTCTTTGAAGTCAACTGCATTGGAAATGAAACCGATATCCAATCTTGCCACGCATTCGATCATGATGTTTCGGCAATGTGTTCAATGTATGAAGATGCTGGAGTATCATGTTCTGGAATGACAAGTG GAGGTAGTCCATCGATTGCACATGACGGACGAGTGTTGGCTAACAACATGAACGGAACTGGAACCGTTTGTGGGTACATGTGGGACGACACAGATGCTGACGTTCTCTGTCGTCAAATGGGATTCCCATCTGGAATAGCAATTCTGATGCCCCGGGATCCTGTATTCAACCGATTTGTCTTTAATGTCAACTGCCTAGGAAATGAAACTGACATCCAGTCCTGTCCTGCTTTCGATTATGATGTTTCAGGACTGTGTTCAATGTATGAAGATGCCGGAGTTATATGTTCTGGAATGACAAGTG gtGGTCACTCCAATGTGACGATCGGACCAGGAGGTAGGGTACTTGCCCAAGATGTGAATGGAACCGGAACAGTCTGTGGTGATCAATGGGACGACATTGATGCGAACGTTCTTTGTCGTCAGATGGGGTTTGCCTCTGGTACAGCGACCTATTTACCACGTGATTACATGTTCAACCGACACATTTACAATGTACGTTGCTTAGGGAATGAAACCCATGTTCAAGAATGTCCTGTCGATAAGACTGGCAGCTGTTCTTCAATTGGCGATGCTGGCGTTAGTTGTATGCAAAATGGAACAGCAG GTGTCGTTAATACGGTGTACATTGGGCAAGATGGAAGGGTAATGGCATCACATAATGTAACGGGCTACACAGGAACCGTTTGTGGTTATATGTGGGATGATCTAGACGCCATGGTTTTGTGTCAGCAATTTGGATATCCATCTGGGATTGCGAAACAAATACCAACTGATCATAATTATAATCGAgttatttttaatgttcaatGTATGGGTATGGAACCTGATGTGTATGCTTGCCCTGTAGAGCATTCAGATACAACAGGAAACTGTCCAATGGCAAATGATGCAGGAGTAGAATGTGAAAATATGACATCGCAATATCCATCTACTCAAACTACAATAACGCAAACCTTCGCAGGACAAACATCAACTCAACAAGCTTCAACGCAATTTCCCTACACCCAGACTAATACTCAACAACCAACAACAAACTTCTCCCAAACAACCGGCCAAGTATTCCCTGGACATAGCACGACAGAACAACACACGACTCAATTCCCCTCAACAAGTCAAACTTCTCATCAACAAACAACGCCATTCTCCTACACTACTAGCCAGGCATCTGCTGGACAAACCTCTACACAAGGCATTACTACGCAAGTTCCACAAACTTCAAGCCACATTTCTACTGGGCAAAATACAACAAACCAAGTTACAACCCATGTTCCTATGAGTACAAGCCAGGTATCAGCTGGACACACAACACAACAAGCTACAACTCATGTTCCTATGAGTACAAGCCAGGTATCAGCTGGACACACAACACAACAAGCTACAACTCATGTTCCTATGAGTACAAGCCTGGTATCAGCTGGACACACAACACAACAAGCTACAACTCATGTTCCTATGAGTACAAGCCAGGTAACAGCTGGACACACAACACAACAAGCTACAACTCATGTTCCTATGAGTACAAGTCAGGCATCAGCTGGGCAAACCTCTACACAAGGCATTACAACGCAAGTTCCACAAACTTCAAGCCACATTTCTACTGGGCAAAATACAACAAACCAAGTTACAACCCATGTTCCTATGAGTACAAGCCAGGTATCAGCTGGACACACAACACAACAAGCTACAACTCATGTTCCTATGAGTACAAGCCAGGCATCAGCTGGTCACACAACACAACAAGCTACAACTCATGTTCCTATGAGTACAAGCCAGGTAACAGCTGGACACACAACACAACAAGCTACAACTCATGTTCCTATGAGTACAAGCCAGGCATCAGCTGGTCACACAACACAACAAGCTACAACACATGTTCCTATAACTTCAAGCCAGGCATCTGCAGGACAGACCACAACACAACAAGCTACAACTCATGTTCCAATAACTTCAAGCCAGGCATCTGCTGGACAGACCACAACACAACAAGCTACAACTCATGTTCCAATAACTTCAAGCCAGGCATCTGCTGGTCAGACCACAACACAACAAGCTACAACTCATGTTCCCATAACCTCAAGCCAGGCATCTGCTGGACAGACCACAACACAACAAGCTACAACTCATGTTCCCATAACCTCAAGCCAGGCATCTGCTGGTCAGACCACAACACAACAAGCTACGACTCATGTTCCCATAACCTCAAGCCAGGCATCTGCTGGACAGACAACAACACAAGCTACAACTCAAGCTACCCAAACAACAAGCCAGGCATCTGCTGGACAGACCACAACACCGTCTGCAGGACAAACAACTCAATCCCAGACTACCTCTATAAACTGTCAACCTGGATCAGGGTCGTGTATTTTGCAAATGGATTCTTTGGGTGCAGGAG cGGAAACGAGGATGGCATCAAGCGTATTTATTGTGATTAGCTCTGTTGTCAGCGTCCTTTGCCTTGTTTTTATGTATTAG